In Geotalea uraniireducens, one genomic interval encodes:
- a CDS encoding enoyl-ACP reductase FabI yields MGLLAGKKAIIFGIANEKSIAWAIAQAFKREGAELAVTYANETVAKRVIPLAESLQAQLVLPCDVRNDGDLRATFAEVEKAWGGLDILVHSVAFANKDELKGSFLNTTREGFSLALDISAYSFIAMMKEAYPLMKERNGCALALTYYGAQKVFPNYNVMGVAKAALEASVRYLAESIGTDGIRVNAISAGPLKTLAAAGVGGFNQIAGHVAEKAPLRRNISQDEVAGAALYLCSPLASGVTGEIHFVDSGYNIIGL; encoded by the coding sequence ATGGGGCTTCTGGCTGGGAAAAAGGCGATCATTTTCGGGATTGCCAACGAGAAGAGTATCGCCTGGGCGATTGCCCAGGCGTTCAAGCGCGAAGGGGCAGAACTGGCCGTCACCTATGCCAATGAGACGGTGGCCAAGCGGGTAATCCCGCTGGCCGAAAGCCTGCAGGCGCAGCTGGTGTTGCCGTGCGACGTGCGCAACGATGGCGATCTCCGCGCGACCTTTGCCGAAGTGGAAAAGGCCTGGGGCGGGCTTGACATTCTCGTCCATTCGGTGGCGTTTGCCAACAAGGACGAGCTGAAAGGGTCGTTCCTCAATACCACCCGCGAGGGGTTCTCCCTTGCTCTGGATATCAGTGCCTATTCGTTCATTGCCATGATGAAGGAAGCTTATCCGCTGATGAAGGAGCGGAACGGTTGCGCGCTTGCCCTGACCTACTACGGTGCCCAGAAGGTTTTCCCCAACTATAACGTCATGGGGGTCGCCAAGGCGGCTCTCGAAGCCAGTGTCCGCTATCTTGCCGAGTCGATCGGCACCGACGGCATCAGGGTCAATGCTATCTCCGCCGGGCCCCTGAAGACGCTGGCGGCTGCCGGGGTTGGCGGTTTCAACCAGATTGCCGGTCATGTGGCCGAGAAGGCACCGTTGCGGCGGAACATCTCCCAGGACGAAGTAGCCGGCGCCGCGCTCTATCTTTGCAGTCCCCTGGCCAGTGGCGTCACCGGCGAAATCCATTTCGTCGACAGCGGTTATAATATCATCGGTTTGTAG
- the hflX gene encoding GTPase HflX, producing MKPSQISALERLYRRRVPPDQLITAELAGRLAELSRDIRRQVGILINRHGAVEYVIIGDERGLFIPELADYPLGRRLLRGLRFVHTHLKGESFSEDDLTDLALLRFDIMAILQLHADDRLLAIQTAALTPSDVSGHPYRVEAAEPFATFRMDFAAFISTLERSLESSLSAAREVAAGEERAILVSATRQEREEAEDSLDELKELARTAGVAVLDAIIQRPREFNPRYLMGEGKMREVVIRALQLGATLLIFDQELTPAQVRSISELTELKVIDRSQLILDIFARRAKSLDGKVQVELAQLKYLLPRLTGRGVQMSRLMGGIGGRGPGETKLETDRRRIRDRIAKLERELEELSRGRQQRRQKRVRAGLPIVSIVGYTNAGKSTLLNALTRSEVFTENLLFATLDTSTRRLRFPREREVIVTDTVGFIRSLPASLMGAFKSTLEELQDADLLLHLVDCATPRVEEQIRQVETILDELELGDKPRLVVFNKADLLTGLKQRNPLIFMKIRQLSRQYGAIMISAADPASLEPLLLEMERRFWPARVDPS from the coding sequence CTGAAGCCGAGCCAGATTTCCGCCCTGGAGCGGCTGTACCGCCGCCGCGTTCCGCCCGACCAACTGATCACCGCCGAACTTGCCGGCCGGCTGGCAGAGCTTTCCCGGGATATCAGACGGCAGGTCGGCATCCTGATCAATCGCCACGGCGCGGTCGAGTACGTCATTATCGGTGACGAGCGGGGGCTGTTCATCCCGGAACTGGCCGACTACCCGCTGGGGCGCCGCCTGCTGCGGGGGCTCCGCTTCGTTCATACCCACCTGAAAGGGGAGTCCTTCTCCGAGGACGACCTGACCGACCTGGCCCTCCTCCGCTTCGACATCATGGCCATCCTCCAGCTCCATGCCGACGACCGGCTCCTGGCTATCCAGACCGCCGCCCTGACGCCTTCGGACGTCAGCGGCCATCCCTACCGGGTCGAGGCGGCGGAGCCGTTTGCCACCTTCCGGATGGATTTTGCTGCCTTCATTTCTACCCTGGAGCGTTCTCTGGAGTCGTCACTCTCGGCGGCCCGGGAGGTGGCGGCGGGAGAGGAGCGGGCGATCCTCGTTTCGGCAACCCGCCAGGAGCGGGAAGAGGCCGAAGATTCCCTTGACGAGCTCAAAGAGCTGGCGCGCACTGCTGGCGTGGCGGTTCTCGATGCGATCATCCAGCGCCCGCGCGAGTTCAACCCCCGTTACCTGATGGGGGAGGGGAAGATGCGCGAGGTGGTGATCCGGGCGCTGCAACTTGGGGCGACTCTGCTCATCTTCGACCAGGAGCTTACCCCGGCCCAGGTTCGTTCCATCTCCGAACTGACCGAACTGAAGGTCATCGACCGGAGCCAGCTGATTCTCGATATTTTCGCCCGCCGGGCCAAGAGTCTCGACGGCAAGGTCCAGGTGGAACTGGCCCAGCTGAAGTACCTCCTGCCGCGGCTCACCGGCCGCGGGGTGCAGATGTCGCGGCTGATGGGGGGGATCGGCGGCCGCGGGCCGGGGGAGACCAAGCTGGAAACTGACCGGCGGCGAATCCGCGACCGGATCGCCAAACTGGAGCGGGAGCTGGAAGAATTGTCGCGCGGCCGCCAGCAGCGCCGGCAGAAGCGGGTCCGGGCCGGCTTGCCGATCGTCTCCATCGTCGGTTATACCAACGCCGGCAAGTCGACCCTGCTCAATGCCCTTACCCGGAGCGAGGTCTTCACCGAAAACCTGCTGTTTGCCACCCTCGACACCTCGACCCGCCGGCTTCGCTTTCCCCGGGAGCGCGAGGTGATCGTCACCGACACGGTCGGCTTTATCCGCTCCCTTCCCGCCTCGCTGATGGGGGCGTTCAAGTCGACCCTGGAAGAGTTGCAGGACGCGGATCTCCTTCTCCATCTCGTCGATTGTGCCACCCCTCGGGTCGAGGAGCAGATCCGGCAGGTGGAGACGATTCTCGATGAGCTGGAACTTGGCGATAAACCGCGCCTGGTGGTCTTCAACAAGGCCGACCTGCTGACCGGCCTCAAGCAGCGGAATCCGTTGATCTTCATGAAGATCCGCCAGCTGTCGCGCCAGTACGGGGCCATTATGATCTCTGCCGCCGACCCGGCTTCGCTCGAGCCGTTGCTTCTGGAGATGGAACGCCGGTTCTGGCCGGCCCGGGTCGATCCCTCCTAG
- a CDS encoding lytic transglycosylase domain-containing protein, which produces MKRFLVLFSIAVLPVCSVQAVEIQSAPLSELTALGSSKLLPDLSGTQPADGTRRSQVASLSGDGLRANLLEPPMRDLVSGDGQEGGQDDFELKIPEEELPDADIPLTLNSKVEYFITYFQTAGRKAFARWLSRSERYIPMMKEVLHANGLPEDLVYLAMIESGFTPHAVSVASAVGPWQFISGTGKRYSLRIDHWIDERRDPLKSTVAAALYLKELYALFNNDWYLAAAGYNAGENKILKAIDRYNTRDFWEISKGSYLKRETKDYVPKLLAAAIIAKEPARYGFADVAYLPPVEFDAVAIPSRTDLDVVANLCDVSPATIKELNPELRRGCTPPDYPDYQLKIPKGKKSLFEEAYLKLPEDERYKERITYTRYRAKKRDSLESIARRFGTTAKTLAEVNKIRLGHKVRGRTLLVPVMVAAGEHEGEAKVARAAAPAPAPARSKGFTKYYTVKRGDTIHSLARRFNISTRILTAWNNLKGKFALRPGKRIIVAKYVEKKGALVPVAGSEENG; this is translated from the coding sequence ATGAAACGATTTCTGGTTCTGTTCTCCATAGCTGTTCTCCCCGTATGTTCCGTTCAGGCGGTCGAAATTCAGTCGGCACCGCTCAGCGAATTGACCGCCCTCGGTTCGTCCAAACTGCTTCCCGATCTCTCCGGCACTCAACCTGCCGACGGCACCCGCCGGTCCCAGGTTGCCTCCCTCTCCGGCGATGGTCTGCGGGCAAACCTGCTGGAACCGCCGATGCGCGACCTGGTCAGTGGCGATGGCCAGGAGGGGGGACAGGACGATTTCGAGCTGAAGATTCCCGAAGAAGAACTGCCGGACGCCGATATCCCCCTGACCCTCAACAGCAAGGTCGAATATTTCATCACCTATTTCCAGACGGCCGGCCGTAAGGCCTTTGCCCGCTGGCTCTCCCGCTCCGAGCGCTACATCCCGATGATGAAAGAGGTTTTGCACGCGAACGGCCTTCCCGAGGACCTCGTCTACCTGGCGATGATCGAAAGCGGTTTCACCCCCCATGCCGTTTCCGTCGCCAGCGCTGTCGGCCCCTGGCAGTTCATCTCCGGCACCGGCAAGCGCTATTCGCTCCGGATCGACCACTGGATCGACGAACGGCGCGATCCGCTCAAATCGACGGTGGCGGCGGCCTTGTACCTCAAGGAACTCTATGCGTTGTTCAACAACGACTGGTATCTGGCGGCGGCGGGGTATAACGCGGGGGAGAACAAGATCCTCAAGGCGATCGACCGGTACAACACCCGTGATTTCTGGGAAATCTCCAAGGGGTCCTACCTCAAACGGGAAACCAAGGATTATGTGCCGAAGCTTCTGGCGGCCGCCATCATTGCCAAGGAACCCGCCCGCTACGGCTTCGCCGACGTGGCCTATCTGCCGCCCGTCGAGTTTGATGCGGTCGCCATCCCGTCGCGGACCGACCTCGATGTCGTGGCGAACCTGTGCGACGTCAGCCCGGCGACGATCAAGGAACTGAATCCGGAATTGCGTCGTGGCTGTACCCCTCCGGACTACCCCGATTACCAGTTGAAAATCCCCAAGGGGAAGAAGTCGCTGTTCGAGGAGGCCTACCTCAAGCTCCCCGAAGATGAGCGCTACAAGGAACGGATCACCTATACCCGGTACCGGGCGAAAAAGCGGGATTCCCTCGAATCGATCGCCCGCCGTTTCGGCACTACGGCGAAGACCCTGGCCGAAGTGAACAAGATTCGTCTCGGGCACAAGGTCCGGGGGCGGACGCTGCTGGTGCCGGTGATGGTGGCAGCCGGCGAACACGAGGGCGAGGCGAAGGTGGCTCGGGCCGCAGCCCCCGCCCCGGCTCCGGCGAGGAGTAAGGGCTTCACTAAGTATTATACCGTCAAGCGCGGGGATACCATTCACTCCCTGGCCCGGCGCTTCAATATCTCCACCCGGATTCTCACGGCCTGGAACAACCTCAAGGGGAAATTCGCCCTGCGGCCCGGTAAACGGATCATCGTTGCCAAATATGTGGAAAAGAAAGGGGCGCTTGTTCCCGTGGCCGGTTCCGAGGAGAACGGCTAG